Part of the Ornithodoros turicata isolate Travis chromosome 6, ASM3712646v1, whole genome shotgun sequence genome, TTTGGTTGGTGTGTTTTGTCTTCCAGAAAGTTTTCATACAGAAGGTGCCTCCACTGGGACTCTCGTTGGGGCAAAATGCGTTCGAGGAACTCCAGGAACTCTACGCAGACCAAGTAGTAACCCTTTGACAGCATCCAGGCAAAACGCGATGTCAGGAGGCCCTCGTAAATGCTGCCAAGATCTGTGGCCCTGTTAACAGGAAGTAAAAGTACTTTGACTCTACTAGAGACTGCCCCACAAAGTCTCATGTTTCTCCGATCACGCATTTTCCATCTAGAATCCTTTCTAGTTATTAAACTAGAAAGGATTAACCAATCAACtgtgtaattaattaattagacaCAAGCATAATCATAGCCTCGCAATGAACAGCAGTGCACTCAATATAAAATCACATAGAACtgttgacaaaaaaagaaaaaataattgctAGAGTTTCGAGCAGTTCTTTGTCCCCCACTGCAATCAACACCACACTGGAACAAAACTTTGATGTCACTAAGAAAAATTCCCAGAAAACAATGAGGTATAAGTTTCTTACACAGATTAAATTTTTTCTGGTGTTGTCTTAATGTCAATATTGATAGGACATAATTAGCACACACTAACATACTGAAGCTGAGTAAACCAGTAGTGCACAGAGAAAATCTTTTCCATGAACCATGAACCGGTCCGTGAATGCATTTTCTTCATTGTATGTTCACATGCTGGACATGCTCATTGAGTGTGAGGTTGTCCAAAACAGTATCAAAAGTTATGTTATCAAGGCTTCTAAAATTACTCTGATACAAGTACATAATGTGTGACTTATCATTACGGCAGAGAGACCTGTCAGGTTAATCtagggggggggtctggatgcCCTGACCCTCCCTCTCAATTTCTGTCGTCACGTAGTGCTTTAACTGAACTCGGGTATATATAGATAGGTACATAGCATGCTGTCCCAGGCCAGGTCCCCCCCGTCCAGAAAAATCTTGAATCTGTCTCTGCCTGCCTGTCAGTGGCTCACATGAATGCACAGGGTCTGACTTCTTAGAGTTAGATGTGATTCCTGGATTTGGGGGAAGAAATTAGGTGTTACATTTAAACCTGGATTTCGGGTTGAATCGGTCGCTATTGATACAATCGAGAGTTATCAGGTTTCTCATTTTACTTTCCATCCAGAAAGCGGCCCGCAGTTAAAATTGCATTTAGTGGTCAAACATACGTTTCTCGCAAATTATAGTCACAAACTCTATAACCCGTAACATCAGAACTTGCTTCACatagtttattgttgcactcGAACATTTTCATGAGACGTGCATTCGGATTTCTACTAAACAGCGTACGTGATATGTGATACAATGTAATATATGGTTGAAAATTGGAGAGAAATGGGGTTTAACTCGAACTGGTCTGACACCAATTTGGGGGGAATAATCAGAAGGAAGTGGGTTTAACCCAGGAAAGTCAGACCCTACAAATGCAGCACATGAACAGAGCTATTCGTGAACAGCAAAGACTGGTTCCCTTACAAGTGTGGATTGTCCCGTAGCAGGAGATTTGCAAGATGTAGACCAGCCTGCATGCGGTTCGTTGAGCAGTGGTCTTCTCCTGTTAGAGCGTCCAAGAGGCGCCTCAGTTGAGAACAGCTTGGCGTACAAAGCAACCGATAGCACTTTGCTGCTAGCAGACGCTGTGCCCAGCTATCGCAGGTGAGATGATTGTCGAGACACTTCAAGAAGGGATTCAGATAACTGGAATAAATGAAGCTTGACATAAAGATTTCGGTCTGCTACAAGTTATGCTTTGagccttgtgttttagggttcAGGTTTAGTTGCTTTCCTCTTCACAAATGGCGGCATAAATCTGTTCTAGTTTCATCAATTTCGGAACATTCCAATTCGCAATTTCTTTAATTGTACGAAATATTCCGTACAATTAAAGAAATTGCGATCCCCGGGAATTTTGGTATCGAGGTTCGACTACTTATTTATTTTCCACCCGATGTTGGCAAATTTTACCCTACACCCTAAAGACAgagcttcacagcatagcacatTCCTAGCtaaacatcatctcgaatgaccacattctctcccttgatttgatgaaaacaggggtgtacgccattttcgtGGCGATTATGAACTCCGTAATGCCACAAATATGGCGTACACCCcgcattttcagcaaatcagcgGAAAGAACGATGCCACTCGGGATGAAGGTGTGCCTATAGGAGtgttctatgcggtgaagttcatttttaagagtgtatttacCCCAAAACACAAGGTCTACTAACACTGCACTGAAACATGTGCTGTATGTACTGACTCTTGTTCTTTCGACGTGAAGGCAGTGGGAGTGAGCCGAGAAAGAAAATCCAGCACAAACATGGTGTCCTTTCGGCCACATAACTTGTCCTCCGTAAGGCAAGACAGGAATTGGACACAAAGGTCCGGGTAACGGGAGAACAGTTCAGCAGCCGTCATGGTGTTGTGGCCGACGATTTCTTTGGTTTTTTTCTGCCCCAACAACCTCGGCATCACAGCACCTGCATTTAAGATGCTGTTGTAAAATTTGTCAAGCACTGCTTGTCAGTattactgtgtattcacacaaggGACATTCCCCATAATACTCTACCACCACTCAACATTATGTATTTTTGTGCGCTGCCAACCGTGTGGGATATCCTTGCGGAGCgtccacaagatattccgtagcagacgacaggaataaacgttgtcgtctgctaagtgcacaGTACACTACTCCCACTATCACAGTGCAAATGCTCAATATAACACGTAGTGAAACCTTCCCCCAATTAGCAtttttttgctgtttcttcGACTAAAACATACTATGGGGAAATCACTTATGTGAATACGAAGTTATATAACCACGCTTTATAGTTTACAGTCTGTTGACTTCAGTTGTTATTGCACAGGTGCTTGAATCAGTATACATCTTTATGAAATGTGAGTATAGAACACTGTTTTATGCTGGAACAGTTGTGTTCTATATatgagttgttgttgttgttatatgaGTATATTTAGGGCCCTGTGCTTTCGGGTTCTGTGTTTTTAAAATCAGGTGTTATTTCTGGGTCTGTAAAGCAGGGTAAAATCGGGCAATATTGGGTGGAAAAGCAGATTCTcaggtggaaaaaaaaaaaaaaaacagcagtgCTTCTTGCATTTTTCATGAACATGAGATGCTAAACATGGTGTCCTGTAATGATATTCCTGGCAGCTGAGTTTGCACTTTGCAAAGTTAGTTTAGGGGTTTTGGGGGTTTACCCTTAAGTGACAATGATGTAAATCTGGGAGTGTGtgtatgtggggggggggggggtaccctaaaacacagggccaTAAGTATATTGAGCTGCCTGCTGCATATGAAAATCATTCTCTGGCACCAGTGTGAGAGTACACGTACTCAATGCTAGTAAATGAATTTAGCAAATGAATTTAGCAGTCAAAAGCTGGAATGCGCGACTGCCGCGAGCAAGCGTGCACTGTGCAGCATTGCACAGTGTGACAAACCAACAGAACTGGGTCATGCTGTGGTTGTCATTATAATGGGGGTCATTATGATCAAGCCTGAACATAACAGAGGCAGCTTTTACCATAAAGTTGATGTGCTGCGTTGACTATCACCCATCGTGGTGCACTGAGCATGTCGACAGTCAGCCGAAGAATGCGACCAAGATGAGGGAGCATCGCGGAAGAGAGTGATGCTGCTCCGACTAGACTGCACAGGATGTGCAATGCTTCAGCCTGAATTAGGTCCACCTCTTGGTCAAGGCCTGTCATTTCTGACAGAGGAGATCTAGCAGCCTTCTCTAGTTCATCGACCGCATACGCTAGAAGTGAGTGCTGTTGAAAAGTGAGAGATCAATCTAGTTGGTGAAACAGATAGTGATGAACAAAACAAGGATAGAGCAAAGCATGGCATTAGGAACTGTATTGTCATCATATAAGGCAAATTCATTTTCTAAAGTACGAAAAATTCTTAAAGGAAGAGTGAAAGCGACCcaatgatttttttaaaaagccTGAAGTTtacgggaaatatttttttctaaatttggagGGTAAatactgtaaacatatttttattcgcgatgtattaattttcgtgaATCGCACACTCAGTCATTCGCGAAGCAATTTGCGAGTATTTAATTCCACGATTCCACAGCTGTTTCCTTCCGCACGATAAACGTCAAGCtatgttcgcgagtacaatttttcaaGTTTACTATTTTTTATGGGTCGCACAATTTAATACATTgtgaataaaaatacgtttacagtaaccatgtgcactaaattcatgcgaatttgggtgaaaaaaccttcagtatgctaaatttggggagaaattgggctcagttgctcaaactaactgtagtggtttggtacaaacggcgATGTAGCtacatttgctgccaaacaagtaagttagtgcattcctacagacaccccagtgagggcaatctgccgggtaaaaatcgggtttcaccctaaagaggcaacctttaATTCGGGGTGTAAATTCGGAGAAGAATAGGGCagaaccctaaaacttcaggctctaagaaTAAGGCAGGTAACATAACGAAGTGGACGGGACAGAACCTGTCCAGTTTGTCCTGTTCACTTTGTTGTGTTACTTGTTTTTGTTTAAGTACCACTGTGCTTGGAGCCACAAAGCTTGTAAACGACCGGTCTTCCGATGACCACAGTCCAGCGGGATTTTCTTACTTGAGAGTTATCTGGCTTGCTCTCCACTAGGGCACGTTTCAACAGCGGCAACCCAGCTGACCGTCGTGTGACAGATGCAGACTTCGTCTTTCTTACAACTTGCAATAGCAGCTGCAAATGCAATAAttagaagagaaagaaacatcCGTGGAAAAATCTGCGCACCCTTCTCAGGTTCTCGAACGGCAGTCCTGCAATTTCCGCGTCCTCGGAGAGCGCAATTAGACGACAGAAAGCGCGGTACGATTCGTAACAGCTTTCGATGGCACCCTGTAACAAACCCGATAGCTACGTGCAACGCCCAAGCAGCCGTTTTCGAAGACGCTGAACCTTACCCTGTGACGGCACTCGAACAAGACGTCCACAAACTTTGCGTCAATTTGTTTTATCGTTTCGGAGGACAGCGAGATGCTTACTCCGTTATCTTCAGACCATGCCCGTGTCACTTCCTCAAGCAGTTTGCATGAATTCTACGGAAGCAAAATAACTGAGTGTTACAGTAAGTACCGTATTTACTCACTTATAGGACAGGGGCAGAtgcagaccctcggtttggggtggggtggggtgggggcagtttctttgtcggagcgcatagtgggggaggggagagagagggaaattCCATGTAGAAACTGacgcgtgtgtgtgttttttttttgggtgggGGGCGATTGCCCAACTGgtccccctggatccgccccttgTATAGGACGCACATTTTAATGTGTGGGGAACAAAAAAGTTGCCGCATTTCAGCACTCAAGTTAGGGGTGTGTTCAATACGCCAGTGCATGCAATATGTGAGTAAATATGGTAAAAGTGGTGTGCAAATCTGTACGTTCAACGTGGAATTCGGACCCCTGTGACATGCGTACAGATAAATAGGGCATGCACCACAGCAATTTGACCTAGGCACTGCTTTCGTGCCCAAGGCAGACCAGTGCAGTgggtatatatttttttagcaAGGCTACAAGGTAACcagaggtggggaagttacctttattttgtagtgcactactgttactcactactttttcaaaaggtAATGCGATACGTTATTCGTTAGTGTGGGGGTAGTAGGTAACCCGTTACTATAACGCTTTTACTTCTGgtaagtaatggcattacttttgcattacttcaccaggaATCCCTATAATATGTACCACATTTTGGTTGACTCACATAAGGGCATTCCGCAAaccaatacaagcaatgttagGCACAAACAACGGTCACATGAACACAACCTTACAGGTAGGATTTATTACAACACAGAAGTAGATGGTGTTTAAAATATTAATTTGTGACCTTCGCCTGTTTGGCTGAGAGGACGTCCTTTGCAGTGacgtgaccttttatctcacacagcacaaatccaaacagccaatcctTTGGTACTTTGTCACTTGTTCAAGGGGTAaaggctatttttctgtcgctttcACCCCATTCGTCcaaaaaataccagagggagagaaaaataaaagtggttaataaaggtgacatctcaacaaGCGTAGGTCAATaatccttcttttgcgttctttgtTGACGCAGACGTGACCTTGTCATTGTTAAAGACGAATAGAAAAATTCGGGGATTTTCACGGATTCTGCTGGCACGGTCCTCAGCTCAATCTTTCAAGTTTAGACAgtgaagcaatgttcccaaatacgcagtaacgcataatgCTGTTACGCattagttagtaaaaatgtaataACGTTACGttacgcactactttgtaatgTGTTATTCCCCACTTCTGAAGGTAACTCATGTTTCTGACTGTAACATAACTTTGTAAATTTCGCCTCGGACATGACTATCTGCTATAAACACTTATCTTCAAAGTGCGACTTCTCCGCTCTTGCAGGGGGTGTCTTTCATGATGAGACCAGCACATCCCTggtgaaaaatgtctgcaatCCCAAGTGGCTTACGAAAGGATTTCCACTTGAAACCACTTtgacatttttcacctgggatATAAACCAGAAAACACAATAGCAGCATGTTTTCTCTGTAACAGTGGTTACAGGTTTCCTGAAAGCAGATACCTTGATGCAGAGCCAACTACAGGAGCTCATCTTTTCTAGCAGAATTTGCTGTTCGTAATCACTTAGCTGGCGGTGCACGCTTTCCCACGCGTTTACAAGCTCCAGAAAGGCACGGTTTGTGTCCTCGAAAGACGGTGCTGCCATTATTTCAGATGTGGGGACATTGTTAGTTGAGTCATTTATAcctgcataaaaaaaaaataaaaaaaaattactttgCTGCTCGCAATTTTATGCGATGCATTGCAGTTCCAAAATGCTGAACGGCACTTACTACTACTTGGCATGCTGTCCTCAAGTCTCATGACCTTTAGAGCATGGTTAATGAGATGCCTGGCAAGTTCCACAGCATTTAGTACATGGGTGTCAAGATGGCCGGCAGCTTGTAGAGCCTTGAGTATGGTCACATCAGAGAAACATGTGGCCAATGCGAGGACAGCCCCtgtaagcagacgacaatgcttaACGCAAACTGTCGCCCTGAAAGCATGCAATGGTAGAGGAGCTTCATTACCATGAGCTGGAGAATTCTGAGCAGCttcaacaaaattattctggACACTTTCACTCTCTTTGTAGATGGTGTCAAAAAGTGTGATCATACCACCTTCCAGTTTCTTACTGTCATCTTTCACGCTGTAATGACGGAGGACAACCATGAGGAAGTATGCGAGAAATTGCTTCGTTTATCGTTGTCCGCTGTCGTATAAAACTCTTACTGAATGAGGTACAGATGCATCAGTGTTGCCCCAACAGCAGTATCATGTGGCTTAGGACTTGACATGTACTCTTTAGCGAGGTCTAACAGCTTGGTGGCGTAGCTTGCGTGCGTTACAATGCACGTTGAAAGAATTTTAAATGTAACTTGTCGTACCTTCGAAGCAAGATATATTAAGTTGCATTCGCGACTGCTGACAAGGAAAGTGCAATGGGACTCACGTCGTCTGCCCCGTGAAAAATGCACTGCATTATGGATTGACGCGTTTCTCCTGAAGTGGGGTCGAGCCTGGTGCGAGTTTCCCACAGATAGTTCAACATGATTCCCAGGTCATCTACAAGAGGGATGTTACGGTTTTTACAATAGTGCAATCTGATACAAGTTGTATTTACCTTTTCGTTGGATCATCTTCCTCTTTCCCTTCGGATCATTTGAGAAAGTACCAAACACTATTTCAAGTATCGTGATACACGTGATCATTCGCTGATACCCAGCTCCAGGATACAGGCTTTGAATGCACAAGCTCACGAGCCACTCAATAAAACCTACAAATATCACCCCCTTATCAGTCTGCTGTACCTTTAAATAGAGCCTTAAGTTttggggaaatatttttttctaaattcaggaggtaaaaatcgggtaaataaacatgcacGCTAAATGCATGCGAATTTGGgtgagaaattgggctcagttactcaagctaactgtactggtttggtggTTTGAtgcaactgcatttgctgccatgTCATGTCAGTCCATGCTGCCAGTCCATgagcattcctacagatgtctcagtgagggcaatttgccgattaaaaatctgttcacccTAAGGCGGCAACCTTCATTTCAGTGTGCAAATTCGGAGAAGAATCGGGTGAAAGCCtagaacttcaggctctacattTAAAGTTTGCAAGAGGCAACGTGTTGGCACACTAAGTGACAGGAGAGTAGGAGACAAATGGCACAGCGATGCTTACCTACAATTTTCGCAAAAGTTTCATTGGTCTCGATGTTTCCTGTGCCCTGACCTCTGGTGCGTGAAAATTCTGTCAACGCACGGTCACGAAGGCGGATTATAAAATTTTCCATGTGGATTGTTACTTCTGTGCGGAACCACGCATCGTCAACATTAAGGTTATCTGGAAGGAACTTCGTGATGCTCTCGAATTCTTCAGCAGTAGGCAGCTCTGTGGCGACAACAATGAAACACAAAAATGTTTGTGAGCACGGTGATGAAGTTGTACAAGATCAGGCTCTGCAACAGTTAAGAAGAGAGACGTACGTGATTTTGCGTGACATGAACAGAGGAGGCCAAAGACTTCAGCGCGAACTTCGGTCGATTTGTGATGAAGACAGTTCTGAACCAGATTCTTTCCCTGAAGAGCATTACACATTACATGATTCACATGCTGGCATGTTGCAGCATTCAACTTTACAATACTCTCTatatatagagcctgaagttttcaggaaatatttttttctaaattcgggaggtaaaaatcgggggaATAAAAATGTGgtctaaattcatgtgaattcgggtCGAAAAACTTCCAATACgttaaatttggggagaaatcgggctctattactCTAACAAACTgcactggtttggtacaaacggtgatgtaatttGTGTTTCCTGCTAtacaagctagtgtgcattgctacagacgtttcagtgagggcaatttgctgggtaaaaatcgggtttccccctaaagaggcaacctttaattcggggtgcaaattcagggaagaatcgggttaaaccctaaaacttcaggctctatctaTATGTGACTTCAACACGATATGAGAGCTTACTAAACAAGGGGGAAAATATACAGCAGGAAAAGAAATAAACATGAAAAAGATTTTTTAAAATGCACCTGCGACGTGGACAGAGGTATCCCTGCCTGTTTGGCAATCCGAGACAAGGTCACCAAAGGTGTCAGTTTCAGTTTCTTGTCTTCCTTCAGCGTCGCACAGAGGTCCGCAAAACTGTTTGACACATTTTGCAAAGTCCACGGGAGGATGTGGGTTGTCAGATTATGACGCTGCACTCTAGAGCGGCCAAAATAGGTATAAGGTCGGTTAAGACAACCAAGCGGCAGTGCAAGCAGAAAGACACCACAAAGTCTGCAGTAGGATTTTAGCGTCGTACCTGTTGTCACTTGACATGGCATCGGCAATCACGTCTTTCCAGTGCTTCGTCCACGCGTCTTTCTCTACTTCTTTATTTCTGTAGCACGGAACAAAAATATATTAAAGATTCGGTTCAATAATGCGCAACCACCAGCATTCTGTACGTACCGTTTTGCAATTGATGATCTGTAGACGTCACTGGCAACTGATGTCAGGTGAGTTGATGAAAGACAACCGATCACTTCTTTCGGTAGCTTTGGATCGAGTGCTATGCACTAGGAAAGGGAGATACATTGTGTCAAATAAGTAGACGAGAAAAGGAGACCAATTTCTTCATTCTCATTCCACAGGACATATGCGGAAAACAAGAGGCAAAGAATGGAATACATATGCGGCATTTCTGTGGCATTGTGGAGGAAAAGTCAGCTGCATCATATATTTACTGCTATCCAGACTGTATTGTTAGTTGGCACTAGACCACTGCATGAGCCGCATTCTTAGGCCCATGCCCAGCCTTCCTCTGGACCCCCGAGTCCGGCCTGATGTCTCCATAACGGTCTGAACCCGAGAAAGGAAGCTTCCTGGCTTGGGACCAGCCCGGGCCCAATATAGTTCTATGCTAACTGGCCCAGCCCACCAACTGCACAGTAGTGAGCTATAAAAGTTGACCAGCACAGGCTGGGGCCCGGTCCAGGGACACCATTGTATGGGCCCGTGTCCACAATGTCAAAACCAAACCCCGCCTGTCAAAAGAAGGCTTTATCCCAACCAACCCGCGAGCAGGGCTCAGGCTTTGGGGTAAGCCCAGGTAGTGCCCTAGTTGGTACACTTTGTTTGTTATAGGAATTGTTTTGGATAAGCCAACAAAACACACTGCAGTATTGAACCTACAAAAGTAGTCCATGCAATAGAAGCTTGGTCACCTTGTACTGACAATACAGCGATGAAAACTGTCAAGAAGTTCATGAAAAAAAACCTACCTTATCGAAGTCAACATGCTGCAGAAGGCACGCCAGGCTCTGAAACTTTGGCTTCGCTGTCCAAGGCATACGCATTGTCTTCTTTAGCAAAAATCCATGTAGGTCTGCAGAAATTGCTGCTGAAAAGGCTTGCCTTTCCAACACGTGCAACCTCAACAGGAAGCCGTAAATTTTCTTCACCAAGTCCGACACTCCGTTCACTGGGGATTCCCAGTTGGCTGTCACAACCATCATAATCTCGTCCACCTCCTTCGTCTCTGGCACAAACTTGCACTCGTTTGAGATTCGGAGACCTTCTTTGAAGAGACGTTCTACCGCGTCCAGCCATGTCAGGAGTCCCATAGTTGCTTGGAAACGGGGAATGCTCAAGTCTGAGCACAGCTTCACAACCACATCTAACAGTTCCAGTATGAGAGATTTGCCTTCAGTGTTTGGGCTGATAAGGAAACTAAGGTTGGCTCCTTTAACGAGTGCATTGGTGGTGAGGTTGAGATGGTGAATGGATGGGCGTGATACTGATAATGGTTCCCTTCGTGTAATGTTCAGTACGTCGTTGATGTCGAGGTGGTTTTGTAGAGGAGTACAGAGGAATGTTTGAAAAATTGCGGCACTGATGTGTGGTGCGAAAGTTCCTGATAAGATGCGCACAACGAAAATGATTACGTGAGTATTGCTGATGGCAGATTGTCGGGTCTTGTTGAAGCTGACGACGTCTCCTGCGATGTCACTCTGTGTGTAAAGGGGAAGAAAAATATGAAAACGCTGTTTTCTCTTAACATAAGGTCGCTTCAGCACGATGCAAGCAATATTCCTATGCGACAATTTACTCGTATGTGGCAGGGATTTTTCGTATCTGGGAGGGGTGACATATGTATCAGTCCGCTTTTCCGACCTTTTTGGCAGCTATTTTGGAGATGTTGAAGtccattggggggggggggggggggggggtgctggaAAAATCCCTGCGTAAAGGTACAAGTGTCTTTTGATGTTCAATGAGACAGGTAGAATGTGAGTACCTCGCACTTGACAATGTCCCACATCAATTGTACTAGCCGTCGACCTACATCAGGTTCGTCGACATTTCGGCCTTCGTTGAGAACATTTAGCAGCTCCTGAAAACAGAGTTCATTTAAGAGGAAAGCAAACATGACAGATGCTTTCTTTTTCTGAAAGAGTGTGGGGGTAGTGTTTTTTAGGCACAGGCGCTCTCCGTTACGATATTTTTTTGTAAGATCTGCTACCTGAATATTTTCGAGTATTTCCTGTTGTTTGCAGAAACCCTTGCATTTGGCAAGGAGACTTCGGACATCTAGGTTCGTTTCCATTTCTAAACATTCTCACGATGTAAACAAAACACACGTGTATGGCGTGTGTGGAAGAGTTGTACAAGCAGACCTTTCTGGAATTAACCACTGCGGTGGCGCTAGTGTTGAACTCAattcttttcttgtttcttgTGGCCCTTAATTTTCAAACATTTTGTGTTAAAACGTGAACTTGCTGCCAAATTTTTAATTGCAGTCAACATTCACTGCTTGTCTGTAACGCTAAATAGATACGCGAGTGAAAATGTAGCAGACTGCTTCAATGCAAACATGGCTGCCTCCATCGGTAGCACATTCGTGAGAAACCTTCGGAAATTTCGGTACGATTTTTGAGTCTGCGTTTTTAGTTTCCTAAATGAAGACATATTGTGCATGTACCAAGGCAATGTTCTTTCCAAAGAAGGCATAAAACGTGCAATCGTGCTCTTTTAGTGCATGCATGGAGCTCAATTTCATGCATGAGCGAACGATATTTCTTTCAACTGGCTCGCTCCAAACAGTTTCAGAATCAGCTGTGCACGAGTAGCATCGTGCAGAAGTTCGTGCTGCACCACAGAGACGGCTGAACGACGGCCAACATGCGTGATCTGCGGGCACAGGACGTTTTCAACATCTCGGGTACTGCTCGCGAAAAAGATCATGAAACCATTTGTGAGTGACAATCTAATTTCTGTCTGATACTCCCTCTTCTTCTCCTGATGCCGGCGatttatccagaatcgcaagcaTCTCCGCAAAATATTTTACAATACCAAACAATGGTGACCACATGCATTCAGAACTACTTATTATTTGATGTCAAATTTCCTTTTCCAGGTTCCATCCAAAACAAAGCCGAAGAATCCTGTTGTACAGATATGGAAGAACATCACTGTTGCCGAACTGGCCAATGTGACGAACCGACCAAAAGGTGGCTAAACTCCGTAGTCACAGAAGGAAAGATGTTTCATGTGCCCATATCTTTTAGATGACATCTACGAAGCAATGTTGTATGTTGAAAACACCGAACAGTACGACCAAGATGATTGCAGTATGTACAAACTCTTTCGGTTTTCAAACCTGAATGCTGACCAGTGTGGTTGTGACAGGCATTGAAGACACCGACACCATTTTTAAAATCCTCAAACGGCTTGGATTTCGAGGAGAAGTTCGTGCTCCACCGGAGCAACCAAAAAGCGAGAAAAAAGGCATAGAAGATGCAGTTAGGAGGTATGGTATTTGTTTAATAGACCTCTCACtatttacaaacaaatgacgtcagattagggtgcctgaatactagctccctctgcatagggtgaagacaaccgcgtcgtctgctacaaattTCTGCCATCTTGACGCCCACGCACAGCTCACGATGCGCTCACAGAAGTGCAGCTATATGCTTAGAAATGCTTGGAAAACGTGGGTGAAATCGGTACACAGCATTCATGCATAGTAAGGGTGGGCACCAAAATGGCTGCTCTGCCTCTGCAGCATTCAATTCTGcaaagggtgactccaccctacacagagggagct contains:
- the LOC135396912 gene encoding uncharacterized protein LOC135396912 isoform X2; this encodes METNLDVRSLLAKCKGFCKQQEILENIQELLNVLNEGRNVDEPDVGRRLVQLMWDIVKCESDIAGDVVSFNKTRQSAISNTHVIIFVVRILSGTFAPHISAAIFQTFLCTPLQNHLDINDVLNITRREPLSVSRPSIHHLNLTTNALVKGANLSFLISPNTEGKSLILELLDVVVKLCSDLSIPRFQATMGLLTWLDAVERLFKEGLRISNECKFVPETKEVDEIMMVVTANWESPVNGVSDLVKKIYGFLLRLHVLERQAFSAAISADLHGFLLKKTMRMPWTAKPKFQSLACLLQHVDFDKCIALDPKLPKEVIGCLSSTHLTSVASDVYRSSIAKRNKEVEKDAWTKHWKDVIADAMSSDNRVQRHNLTTHILPWTLQNVSNSFADLCATLKEDKKLKLTPLVTLSRIAKQAGIPLSTSQGKNLVQNCLHHKSTEVRAEVFGLLCSCHAKSQLPTAEEFESITKFLPDNLNVDDAWFRTEVTIHMENFIIRLRDRALTEFSRTRGQGTGNIETNETFAKIVGFIEWLVSLCIQSLYPGAGYQRMITCITILEIVFGTFSNDPKGKRKMIQRKDDLGIMLNYLWETRTRLDPTSGETRQSIMQCIFHGADDVRQVTFKILSTCIVTHASYATKLLDLAKEYMSSPKPHDTAVGATLMHLYLIHVKDDSKKLEGGMITLFDTIYKESESVQNNFVEAAQNSPAHGAVLALATCFSDVTILKALQAAGHLDTHVLNAVELARHLINHALKVMRLEDSMPSSSINDSTNNVPTSEIMAAPSFEDTNRAFLELVNAWESVHRQLSDYEQQILLEKMSSCSWLCIKNSCKLLEEVTRAWSEDNGVSISLSSETIKQIDAKFVDVLFECRHRGAIESCYESYRAFCRLIALSEDAEIAGLPFENLRRLLLQVVRKTKSASVTRRSAGLPLLKRALVESKPDNSQHSLLAYAVDELEKAARSPLSEMTGLDQEVDLIQAEALHILCSLVGAASLSSAMLPHLGRILRLTVDMLSAPRWVIVNAAHQLYGAVMPRLLGQKKTKEIVGHNTMTAAELFSRYPDLCVQFLSCLTEDKLCGRKDTMFVLDFLSRLTPTAFTSKEQDYLNPFLKCLDNHLTCDSWAQRLLAAKCYRLLCTPSCSQLRRLLDALTGEDHCSTNRMQAGLHLANLLLRDNPHLATDLGSIYEGLLTSRFAWMLSKGYYLVCVEFLEFLERILPQRESQWRHLLYENFLEDKTHQPNQTKQHLKAFELPGRSMWKVAHTKWLLKSNGGWLQTNFLRILAAAEHDQDVMEGILENLTEEIGKSWLCFSTHMLQQVAVTLVHYCSKRETYRTLKIRALGVLETLFEMEGVVEETLLSDCCKLSKDHATKEVPGGTTVQALSLLLWAVCIKHMISMPYKMESAEVLDELHQWSSIVSCFCQWKVDEVFRLNAARSLKTVGHPLLGCIAEYNPLPTKIIYSLFSSILSLLQDENEEARKHVADMFGIATEDGHLIPVQPNIAIKELFKWLLSTCKGRSDLVMFLTDQLKSENPTDVEVMRLSRPNNGLFEQEDANFYAEPLVIVALVKEYVRISISEVADDDKDALCRHYAYEGLNVLNEAEKTLVLLKARQDDLASLEGQMLGENRLHLPLSMLHARMCTCLLVLKAAENKDAQVMKVVTGLESQRMKLLEVWAPQLPLEAGFPIDPTGDDDSCRLYSLPQASTATLDYLFASPYANDELSGTVRYQCRSWYALRFNSREMYSIMFAEPQDKV